Proteins from a single region of Crassaminicella profunda:
- a CDS encoding Veg family protein, with amino-acid sequence MAKKNDLAKIRKDVEHLVGEKVRLKANKGRKKISVREGILEQTYPNIFVVCIDGGYDTVRRVSYSYSDILTETVEITLCDKENEIQAS; translated from the coding sequence ATGGCTAAAAAGAATGATTTAGCTAAAATCAGGAAAGACGTGGAACACCTTGTTGGAGAAAAGGTTCGATTGAAAGCCAACAAAGGAAGAAAGAAAATATCCGTAAGAGAAGGTATTCTTGAACAAACTTACCCGAACATCTTTGTGGTATGTATTGACGGTGGATATGATACGGTAAGAAGAGTTTCCTACAGCTATTCAGATATACTTACAGAAACAGTTGAAATTACTCTATGCGATAAAGAAAATGAAATTCAAGCTAGTTAA
- a CDS encoding N-acetylmuramoyl-L-alanine amidase family protein, with product MAKEGKSAEEILKYYFTGVQIKEFDRPGINKPLEGKIIVLDPGHGGNNTEDTIGPTGLREKDVNLSISLELAELLRNAGATVYETRTEDIYVPLSKRCNLAKEVRPHFFMSIHQNYFSNPNISGSEIYHYRGDKEGETLANFILEELWNELGLLKKGTKAADFYLLREVKSSVIHIEVAFITNPKEEEKLRDEKFQCKAAKAIAKGVMQYYGYE from the coding sequence ATGGCGAAAGAGGGAAAAAGTGCTGAAGAAATTTTAAAATATTATTTTACAGGGGTGCAAATTAAAGAATTTGACAGACCTGGTATAAATAAGCCTTTAGAGGGCAAAATAATAGTACTAGATCCAGGGCATGGCGGTAATAACACAGAAGACACAATAGGACCAACGGGACTTAGAGAAAAAGATGTGAATTTATCTATATCTTTGGAATTAGCAGAACTACTGCGAAATGCTGGAGCGACAGTATATGAAACAAGAACGGAAGATATTTATGTACCTCTTAGTAAAAGATGTAATCTTGCAAAGGAAGTAAGGCCACATTTCTTTATGAGTATCCATCAAAATTATTTTTCAAATCCAAATATATCAGGAAGTGAAATTTATCATTACAGAGGCGACAAAGAAGGAGAAACATTGGCAAACTTCATTTTAGAAGAATTGTGGAATGAATTAGGATTGCTTAAAAAAGGTACAAAAGCTGCAGACTTTTATTTACTAAGAGAAGTAAAAAGCAGTGTGATTCATATTGAAGTTGCTTTTATTACAAACCCTAAGGAAGAAGAAAAATTAAGAGATGAAAAGTTCCAGTGTAAAGCAGCAAAAGCCATTGCTAAAGGGGTAATGCAATATTATGGCTATGAATAG
- a CDS encoding recombinase family protein — protein sequence MNQSDHYQRKKGVGIYCRLSNEDGENTLSNSIENQKNILTKYAIENKLNIYDSYVDDGYTGTNFDRPGFKRLLRDIENGHISIVITKDMSRLGRDYIQVGFYIEKYFPEAGVRYIAVNDGVDTQKDNQNELTPFKAVINDMYSKDISKKIRSVFELKRKMGKFIGAFAPFGYKKDPDDKNRLIIDQETSWIVKKIFNMYLSGKGLKVIANYLNEESIPPPAVYKARNIKSYHPTQMKIGKWCHSGVKHILTNRTYTGDLAQGKTKKINYKSKKIKRLKREDWLIVKDTHEPIISRETFKWAQDLMQEKNKSFKGAKKGVKLFSGFSFCGNCGGVMTYHKMPKGYYFLICSTYKKYGKKECTRHAILEKKLEKMILEDFKDLVNRFVNKEILKKEAEKILNQEKGKEEVYKEELKLVEKRVEEIRGVLKVLYEDKAKGFLEEKQLLDLYHQFNDENQHLLNRRGELLKKLGSKNNNKEDNKVEKLIYKVLNLKGFNRLILTQLIDKIEVFEDQKVRVHYKFKRLY from the coding sequence ATGAATCAATCAGATCATTACCAAAGAAAAAAGGGGGTAGGAATCTACTGTAGACTAAGTAATGAGGATGGAGAAAATACCTTATCTAATTCTATAGAAAATCAAAAGAATATATTAACAAAATATGCAATAGAAAATAAATTAAATATTTATGATTCCTATGTGGATGATGGTTATACAGGAACTAATTTTGATCGTCCAGGTTTTAAAAGGCTTTTGAGGGATATAGAAAATGGACATATTTCTATAGTCATCACAAAGGATATGAGCCGATTAGGAAGGGATTATATACAAGTAGGCTTTTATATTGAAAAGTATTTTCCAGAGGCAGGAGTACGATATATTGCGGTAAATGATGGTGTAGATACACAAAAGGATAATCAGAATGAACTGACTCCTTTTAAAGCGGTTATTAACGACATGTATTCAAAGGATATTAGTAAAAAAATAAGAAGTGTATTTGAATTAAAAAGAAAGATGGGAAAATTTATAGGTGCATTTGCTCCCTTTGGATATAAGAAAGATCCTGATGATAAAAATAGGTTGATTATAGATCAAGAAACCAGTTGGATTGTTAAAAAAATCTTTAATATGTATTTATCAGGAAAGGGCCTTAAGGTTATTGCTAACTATCTGAATGAAGAAAGTATTCCTCCTCCAGCTGTTTATAAAGCTAGAAATATAAAATCCTATCATCCAACCCAGATGAAAATAGGCAAATGGTGTCATAGTGGTGTAAAGCATATATTAACCAATCGAACCTATACAGGAGATTTAGCTCAAGGAAAAACTAAAAAAATCAATTATAAATCTAAGAAGATTAAAAGATTAAAAAGAGAAGATTGGTTGATTGTTAAAGACACCCATGAACCTATTATTTCAAGAGAAACTTTTAAATGGGCACAGGACTTAATGCAGGAAAAAAATAAATCTTTTAAAGGTGCAAAAAAAGGAGTCAAACTTTTTAGCGGTTTTTCATTTTGTGGAAATTGTGGGGGAGTTATGACTTATCATAAAATGCCAAAGGGGTATTATTTTTTAATATGTTCTACTTATAAAAAATATGGGAAGAAAGAATGTACGAGACATGCCATATTAGAAAAAAAATTAGAAAAAATGATTTTGGAGGATTTTAAGGATTTGGTAAATAGATTTGTAAATAAAGAAATCTTAAAAAAAGAGGCAGAAAAAATTTTAAATCAAGAAAAAGGGAAAGAAGAAGTATATAAAGAGGAATTGAAACTAGTAGAGAAAAGGGTAGAAGAAATTAGAGGGGTTTTAAAAGTTTTATATGAGGATAAGGCAAAGGGGTTCCTTGAGGAGAAGCAGCTTTTGGATTTGTATCATCAATTTAATGATGAAAACCAGCATCTTTTAAATCGAAGGGGAGAATTATTAAAAAAGTTGGGAAGTAAAAATAATAATAAAGAAGATAATAAAGTAGAAAAACTAATCTATAAAGTTTTGAATTTAAAGGGTTTCAATAGACTTATATTAACTCAATTAATAGATAAAATAGAGGTGTTTGAAGATCAAAAGGTTAGAGTACATTATAAATTCAAAAGGCTATACTGA